From a region of the Phragmites australis chromosome 21, lpPhrAust1.1, whole genome shotgun sequence genome:
- the LOC133903030 gene encoding probable plastid-lipid-associated protein 3, chloroplastic, with amino-acid sequence MAPPLFAASLLPLLSPHPTSAARLAHGLSSRPLRLGPRLRRTPGAAGRGLEGGIPDEWGERSPPGPPEPPSQPDPPIDDDEWGRDAASGNSRPIVVDEWGEPGAPEPEPPSAADPPSPADDDEWGKEPEPAAAEGADSKEDEVAEGREELKRCLVDTVYGSELGFRASTEVRGEIVELVTQLEAANPTPAPVEAPDLLDGNWILIYTAYSELLPILAAGATPFVKVKQISQEIDSKSMTIGNASTLSTPFASFSFSATASFEVQSPSRIEVQFKEGSFLPPAISSSVDLPEQVDIFGQKISLGPVQQVLNPLQQAFASIAGTISGQPPLKVPIPGNNRGRSWLLTTYLDKDFRISRGDGGLFILAKEGSPLLDQL; translated from the exons GCTCCCGCCCCCTGCGCCTCGGCCCTCGTCTCCGCCGCACGCCGGGGGCCGCAGGGCGGGGCCTCGAGGGGGGTATCCCCGACGAGTGGGGCGAGCGCTCTCCGCCCGGGCCGCCCGAGCCCCCCTCGCAGCCGGACCCGCCCATCGACGACGACGAGTGGGGCCGCGACGCCGCCTCGGGGAACTCGCGCCCCATCGTCGTCGACGAGTGGGGCGAGCCGGGGGCACCCGAGCCCGAGCCGCCCTCCGCCGCGGACCCGCCTAGCCCTGCCGACGACGACGAATGGGGAAAGGAGCCGGAGCCGGCGGCTGCGGAGGGGGCCGATTCAAAGGAGGATGAGGTggcggaggggagggaggagctgAAGCGGTGCTTGGTAGACACGGTGTACGGCTCAGAGCTGGGGTTCCGGGCGTCCACGGAGGTCAGGGGGGAGATCGTCGAGCTCGTCACCCAGCTCGAGGCCGCCAACCCCACGCCTGCGCCCGTCGAGGCGCCAGACCTCCTCGACGGCAACTGGATCCTCAT ATATACAGCATATTCTGAGCTTCTGCCTATTCTAGCTGCTGGGGCAACACCTTTTGTCAAAGTAAAGCAGATATCCCAGGAAATTGACTCTAAAAGCATGACGATAGGCAATGCTTCAACCCTTTCGACTCCATTCGCTTCGTTTTCATTCAGTGCAACTGCCTCTTTTGAGGTCCAAAGTCCATCAAGGATAGAG GTGCAATTCAAGGAAGGGAGCTTTCTGCCTCCCGCAATATCATCATCAGTAGATCTTCCTGAACAGGTTGATATATTTGGGCAAAAGATCAGCCTGGGGCCAGTCCAGCAGGTGCTGAACCCTTTGCAGCAAGCATTTGCTAGCATTGCAGGCACCATTTCTGGGCAGCCACCCCTCAAGGTACCAATTCCTGGCAACAACAGAGGCCGGTCCTGGCTCTTGACAACCTACTTGGACAAAGACTTCAGGATCTCGAGAGGCGATGGAGGCCTGTTCATTCTTGCGAAAGAGGGGAGCCCTTTGCTAGATCAACTGTAA